TTGGCGGAGCAGATTAAGGCCCACACCGTGACGCGGGAGTATATCTGTCTGATTCATGGCGGCACAAACTGGGACGAGCTTACGGTGGACAAGCCCATTGGCCGGGACACGAAAGACAGAAAGCGCATGATTGCCGGCGCATCCGTTTTAAAGGACGGCCGGGACGCTGTGACGCACTTTTCTGTAAAACAGCGCTACCAAGGCTATACGCTGTTGGGGTGCCGGTTGGAAACGGGGCGCACACACCAAATCCGCGTGCACTTAAAAAGCATCGGCAAGCATATTGTCGGCGACCCTGTTTATGGTTTAAAAGAAGACCGGATCGCCAAATCCGCAGGGCTTTGCGGCCAGCTGCTTCATGCACAAAAATTGGGATTCATTCATCCTGCGACAGGTAAATATGTTGAATTTACCAGCGCGTTGCCGGACTATTTTCTGTGCATATTAGACAAATTACAAGCCCTGTAATGGTGATTTTAACTAAAGTTTTTTGGAATTTAAAAAAATATCTTGACTAAAATTGTATATTGGAATATAATTACATTATGTATATGTAAAGTGTGTTTACTGTCTGAAATGATGGGATTGAGAAAAACTTTGGCAAAGAATGTAGAATTTAAAGAATTTTCAGATGAACAGGTTGTGTCGCTTGCACAGGCGGGAGACACCAGCGCAATGGAGCATATTGTCAGTAAATACACAGAATTTGTGAAAAAACGTTCCGGCCCATATTTTTTGGCGGGCGCAGAACGGGAAGACCTGATTCAGGAGGGGCTGATTGGCCTTTATAAGGCGGTTAAATCGTTTGACGGCGGAAAACGTGCAAACTTTAAAACATTTGCCGAGGTTTGTATTGTCCGGCAAATGATTACGGCAGTTAAGACCTCCACGCGCAAAAAAAACAATCCGCTGAATCATTACATATCTATCCACGGGACAGACAACGGCACCGTGGAAGACAATGTTTATGACAGATTTATCGATTCACAGAATATCAATCCGGAAAGCATTATGATTGAGAAAGAAAATGCCCGAGGCATGGAGTTTGAAATCAGCAAGCTGTTAAGCGACTTTGAAAATAAAGTCCTGGGCTTTTATTTGAGCGGCGTATCGTATAAAGAGATTGCAGCGTATTTAAACAAAGAGCCAAAAGCTGTAGACAACGCGCTGACGCGCATTAAGAAAAAAATAGAAAAATATATTGCCGGAGAATAAGGGTTAAAAAAACGATTGTAAGCAATTTTGCTGCAATAAATAATTTTATTTTTCAAAGTGAGGGATTTTCCATGTACGAAGACAAAACATTAGTATGCAAGGATTGCGGTGCTGAATTCGTATTCACAGCAGGCGAACAGGAATTTTACGCTGAAAAGGGTTTTGAAAACGAACCCAGCCGCTGCAAAGATTGCAGAGTTGCAAGAAAGAACAGCATCAGACAGAACAGAGAAATGCATACTGCTATTTGTGCTGATTGCGGCGCGGAGGCACAGGTGCCTTTTGAGCCAAAAGAAGACCGTCCGGTTTACTGCAGCGAATGTTTCGCAAAGCACAAACAATAATCGGGCAAAAACCGCAATGTTTTCGTACATTTGTATCGTAAGCTGTACGAAGGAACGTCAAGTTACATATTATTTAAGTTTTAGGAAAAAATGTTAAGAAAAGTACTTGCATTTTAAGACTGCATTTGTTATAATGTATATGTGGATATTGTGGTTAGAAAGAGTGGGCGTATGTTCCCACTCTTTCGTATTGTATCCGTATATTTTGTTTCAGTCCGGTTTGACGGACGCAAAAGAGGTGAAAGTTAAAATTGGCTTTTAATAAAATTGAATCGCAGGTGTTAAAATATTTGGAGCCCATTGCGGCAGAAGCAGACGTAGAAATTTGGGACATTGAGTTTCAAAAAGAGGGGCCGAATCACGTGCTGCGGGTTTATCTCGACAAGGCTGGCGGCATTTGCTTAGACGACTGTGAAACTGTAAGCCGCGCATTGGAGGCGGTGCTGGATGAAAAAGACCCCATTCCCCAGGCCTATCTTTTAGAGGTGTCTTCCGCGGGGCTTGACCGTGCGATTAAATATAAAACGCACTTTGAAAAATGCATGGGTAAAAATGTCGACGTGAAACTGTTTGCGCCTGTGGACGGGACGAAGGAATTTACCGCAGCGCTGAATGGTTTTGACGGGAAAACAGTCACATTTCAAATAGACGGCGAAGCAAAAACGCTTCCTTTGGATAAAATATCATCAATCAGGCTTAGCATTGAGTTTTAAACTGTTTGGAGGAATTAGAAAAAATGAATCAGGAATTTATGACCGCGCTCGCAGAGATTGCGGAGGATAAGAATATCAGCAAGGACTCTTTGCTGGAAACCATCGAGTTTGCGCTGATTACCGCGTATAAAAAGAATTATGGACACGCGCAGAACGTTGTTGTGAACATAGACAAAGAAACCGGTGAAATTAAGGTGTATCAGCAGAAAACCGTGTCCGAAACAGTGGAAGACCCCAATTTAGAGGTTTCTGTGGAGGAAGCGGCAGCATTGCACGGAGGATACAGCATTGGCGACATTGTTAATTTTGAGGTTACGCCAAAATCCTTTGGCCGGATTGCGGCGCAGACGGCAAAACAGGTGGTTGTGCAGAGAATTAAAGAAGCAGAGCGCGACAAGGTGTTTACAATTTACCGTGACAGGGAAAACTCTATGGTGACAGGCCTGATTACGAAAAATGAAGGAAAATATATTTCGGTGCAAATTGGCGGCGACACAGAGGCAATTTTGCCAGGCAATGAGCAGATTGCCGGCGAGCATTACACACCCGGAACAAGAATGAAGTTTTATGTTGCCGAAGTGAAGCTGGCTGGAAACAACCCGCAGATTATTTTGTCCAGAACCCATCCGGGGCTTGTGAAAAAGTTGTTTGAACAGGAAGTGCCCGAATGCGGTGGCGGCGTTGTTGAAATAAAGTCCATTTCAAGGGAAGCCGGTTCGCGGTCTAAAATCTCAGTTTATTCCCAGGACGAAAATGTAGACGCTGTCGGCGCGTGCGTTGGCCCGCGCGGCTCCCGGGTGCAGGTAATCTGTGACGAGCTGGGCGGCGAGAAAATTGACATTATTAAATTCAGCGAAGACCCGGCGCAGTTTATCTCGGCGGCTTTAAGCCCATCTGACGTGGTGAGCTGTGAAGTGAACGAAGAAGAGCACAGCGCTAAAGTGTTAGTTCCCAGCGGACAGTTATCCCTGGCCATTGGCAAGGAAGGGCAAAACGCTAGATTGGCCGCAAAGCTGACAGGCTGGAAAATTGACATTAAGCCGGAGGAATAGCATATGGGGAAGCACATACCCATAAGAGAATGTATTTGCTGCCGCAGGAAAGACGAAAAACAAAACTATTGCAGGATTGTGAAAACAAAAGAGGGCTTTTTTGTGGACAGCACGCATAAAAAAGAGGGCAGGGGCGCTTATATCTGCCCCGCGTGTTTAAACGATCCGGCTTTGTTAAAAAAACGGCCTCTGGACAGGGCGTTTCGGCAAAAAGTACCGGAAGGCGTTTATGCGGCGCTGGCAGACGCTCGGGAGGGGAAGGCGTAAATGAATAAAGGATTAAATTTTATCAGCCTTGCCCAAAAGGCCGGAAAGGTGAAAGCGGGCGAATATTTGACAATGAAAGCCTTAAAAGAGGGAAAGGCGCACCTGACGGTGATTGCCGCCGATACGTCGGAAAAAGCTAAGGCGCGGATCAGTAGGGCATGTGATGTGTTTGGCTGCAAGGCCGTGGTGTTTGGTAGCAAAGCAGAGCTGGGGCACTTTACCGGGGCCCAGAACAAAAGTGTAATCTGCCTGACGGACGAGGGCTTTTCAAATGGACTTTTAAAAATATTGGAACAAATTTAAATAAATTTTTGGATATTTGTGTAAGATGCCGGCGGATTGCCGGCTTGAAGGATAGAAATTTCGGAGGTGGCGTTTATGACGAAAGTGAGAGTACATGAACTGGCAAAGGAGCTGGATTCAAACTCGAAAGAGATCATCGGCCTTATGGCAGGATTTGGTTTTCCGACCAGAAACCATATGAGCGCGTTGGAGCAGGAGGAGCTTGATGTTTTGTTTGAACGGCTGACACAGGCCTACGACAAAAAGGTTCCCGTTCCCGTGTTTGGAAAACAACCGGAAGCACCAAAACCGGCGAAAAAAGGCAAAAAGGACAAACAGGCGGCGGAATCCAACCCCAATCCGGCCCAGGAAAGTACTCCAGCGGCTGACGAGCCAATCGGAAGAAAGGTTCGCCATGTTGACACGCGTCAAACCGTCGTTGAACTGAACAAAATTGACGACGAAGTCATCGAAGAATTGGTTCCGACGAATGTGTCTGACGACAGCGTGAAAAAGCAAAAGCTGAAAAAGGGCAGCAAATTCCGCGACAATAATCAGATGAAAAACAAGGCAAAAGCACAAAAAGAAGAAAAGGTGAACAAGGGTCCCATTACAGTTAAGATTCCTGACGAAATTGCCGTAGGAGAGCTTTCGGAGCGTTTGGAGGTTCCTGCAACTGAGGTGATTAAAAAACTGATGATGCTGGGTGTTATGGCCTCTATCAGCCAGTCGGTTGACTTTGACACCGCCTCTTTAATTGCTGAAGATTTTGGTGCGATTGTGGAAAGAGAAATTATTTTAACCGACGAAGACATTTTGTTTAACGACTTTGAAGACGCCCCCGAACAGTTGGAAGACCGTTCTCCCGTAGTGGTTGTTATGGGCCACGTTGACCACGGTAAAACCTCACTTTTAGACGCCATCAGAAGCACAAATGTGATTGAAACAGAGGCCGGCGGTATTACGCAGCACATTGGTGCTTACCGCGTGCGGGTAAACGAAAGAAAAATTACGTTTTTGGATACGCCCGGACACGAGGCGTTTACTGCCATGCGCGCCAGAGGTGCCCAGGTGACGGACATTGCAATTTTGGTTGTTGCAGCGGACGACGGCATTATGCCCCAAACCGTTGAGGCTATTAATCACGCCAAGGCCGCCAATGTGGGCATTGTTGTAGCCATTAATAAAATTGATAAAGAAGGCGCAAACCCCGACCGGATAAAACAGGAGCTGACGGAACACGGCCTTATTCCCGAAGATTGGGGCGGCGACACCATTTGCGTGGAGATTTCTGCGAAAAAGAGAATGAACATTGAAGACCTTTTGGAAATGGTTCTCTTAGTTGCTGACATGCGTGACTTAAAGGCAAATCCCAACAGAAAGGCCAAGGGTACGGTGATTGAAGCGAAGCTTGACAAAGGCCGCGGCCCGGTTGCGTCTGTATTGGTACAAAACGGAACGCTGAAAATCGGTGACACCGTTGTGGCGGGCACAGCGTTTGGCCATATTCGTGCAATGCTTGACGACAAGGGGAAGAAAATTAAAAAAGCAGGCCCGTCTGTTCCGGTTGAGATTTTAGGCCTTGATGAGGTGCCGGAGGGCGGCGATGAGTTCTATGTAGTTGATGACGAGCGCATGGCCAAAAATGTTGTAGAGAAGAGAAAACAAAAAGCGAAAGAGGAACGTATCGGCAGCCACAATGTGGTAACGCTGGACGATTTCTTTGATAAAGTAAAAGAAGGCCAGATAAAAGATTTAAACATTGTCATTAAAGCCGACGTAAACGGTTCGGTTGAGGCGGTGAAACAGTCGTTAGAAAAGCTTTCCAACGAGGAAGTGCGTGTAAACGTAATTCACAGCGGCGTCGGTGCTATCCGCGAATCCGACGTGATGCTGGCCTATGCGTCAAACGCCATTATTGTTGGCTTTAATGTGCGGCCCGATATGGGCGCGGCGGCATCTGCCGAAAGCCAGGGCGTTGACATCAGGCTTTACCGCGTTATTTACACGGCAATTGAAGAAATCGAAGCCGCCATGAAGGGTATGCTTGAGCCCACCTTCCGCGAGCAGGTTACAGGCCATGCGGAAATCCGCCAGACGTTTAAAGTGTCCGGCGTGGGTACCATTGCCGGCTGCTATGTGACAGATGGAACCATTACCAGAAACACCCAGGTGCGTCTGGTGCGCGACGGTATTGTTGTCCATGAGGGTGAGCTTGCCTCCTTAAAGCGGTTTAAAGACGATGTGAAAGAAGTGGCTTCGGGCTATGAGTGCGGCCTTTCTATCGAAAAATTCAACGATATTAAAGAAGGAGATGTCGTTGAAGGGTTTAATATGGTGGAAGTTGAGAGATAATAGATAGAAACCCTATTCTATTTACAAAGGAGTAACTTGTATGGCAGCAAACCGTATCAACAGAATTAATGAGGAAGTGCGCCGTGAACTTTCAGATGTTCTGCGGGATTTAAAAGACCCCCGCGTGCCGATGATGACAAGTGTCGTGTCGGTTTCCGTTACGCCCGACCTTCGCTATGCCACAGTATATGTAAGCATTTTCGGCAGCGCAGAAGAAAAGAAGGAAGCGCTGAAAGCGCTGAAAAACTCAGCAGGTTTTGTCCGCAGGGAGCTTGGACACCGCTTGAATTTGCGGTACACCCCTGAAATTATTTACAAAGACGACAACTCCATTGAGCATGGCGCCAGAATCAATGAACTTCTTCACAAGGAGGCAAAAACGAATGCTGGGGAAGATAGTTGAAAAACTGAACAAATCAAAAAAGGTTGCAATCTTTACACATTTAAACCCTGACGGAGATGCGCTGGGATCTTCTTTCGCAATGAAGTATGTGTTAGAATCAATCGGAAAAGAAGCGGTCATTTATCTGGAAAAGGAATTGCCTGCGCGGTTTTCCTACCTTGGCAGCGAATATGTTATTGGCGGGGAAAGCACAAAAAGCGATGCGGACACCGCCCTGGTGCTGGACTGCGCTACGTTTGAACGTATGGGAACCTTAGCCGATACCTGCCGGGCGGTTCCCTGTATTTTAAGTGTAGACCACCACTATTCCGGCGACAGTTTTGGCAACTGGTGTCACAAGGAAGTTGCAAGTGCCGCCACGGCACAGATTGTGTATAAGCTTGCGTGCCGCCTAACGGAGGATATTCCGGTTGCTGCCTGTGAAGCTATGTATACAGGGCTTTCCACAGACACGGGGCATTTTAAATACTCCAATGTCACTCCAGAGACCTTTGAAACCGCCGCGGCGCTTTTGTCCCGCGGCATTAACCACAGGAAAATTACAGAAA
This Congzhengia minquanensis DNA region includes the following protein-coding sequences:
- a CDS encoding YlxR family protein; translation: MGKHIPIRECICCRRKDEKQNYCRIVKTKEGFFVDSTHKKEGRGAYICPACLNDPALLKKRPLDRAFRQKVPEGVYAALADAREGKA
- a CDS encoding RluA family pseudouridine synthase, which encodes MDRIKAEAVDCGKRLDVFLSERAGFTRSAAQKLLENGCVAVNEKIAAKNYKIKESDEVRVEMPEPRVVNAEPQNIPLDIVYEDEDIIVVNKPQGMVVHPAAGNFDGTLVNALMFHTKGNLSAMNGVIRPGIVHRIDKDTSGILVVAKTNAAHLSLAEQIKAHTVTREYICLIHGGTNWDELTVDKPIGRDTKDRKRMIAGASVLKDGRDAVTHFSVKQRYQGYTLLGCRLETGRTHQIRVHLKSIGKHIVGDPVYGLKEDRIAKSAGLCGQLLHAQKLGFIHPATGKYVEFTSALPDYFLCILDKLQAL
- the sigH gene encoding RNA polymerase sporulation sigma factor SigH, which gives rise to MAKNVEFKEFSDEQVVSLAQAGDTSAMEHIVSKYTEFVKKRSGPYFLAGAEREDLIQEGLIGLYKAVKSFDGGKRANFKTFAEVCIVRQMITAVKTSTRKKNNPLNHYISIHGTDNGTVEDNVYDRFIDSQNINPESIMIEKENARGMEFEISKLLSDFENKVLGFYLSGVSYKEIAAYLNKEPKAVDNALTRIKKKIEKYIAGE
- a CDS encoding DHH family phosphoesterase — protein: MLGKIVEKLNKSKKVAIFTHLNPDGDALGSSFAMKYVLESIGKEAVIYLEKELPARFSYLGSEYVIGGESTKSDADTALVLDCATFERMGTLADTCRAVPCILSVDHHYSGDSFGNWCHKEVASAATAQIVYKLACRLTEDIPVAACEAMYTGLSTDTGHFKYSNVTPETFETAAALLSRGINHRKITEILYDTVKYEKLIFMGKAAERIEFFAGGRVAMLKCPEDFIGTYGLKYDDVEELPNIALSVVGVEVAILVKDKDETSKRVSLRGKDVLDVSRAASMFGGGGHKNAAAFVAVGDVDAVLQKLVNIITENLGETNV
- a CDS encoding L7Ae/L30e/S12e/Gadd45 family ribosomal protein, whose translation is MNKGLNFISLAQKAGKVKAGEYLTMKALKEGKAHLTVIAADTSEKAKARISRACDVFGCKAVVFGSKAELGHFTGAQNKSVICLTDEGFSNGLLKILEQI
- the rimP gene encoding ribosome maturation factor RimP — encoded protein: MAFNKIESQVLKYLEPIAAEADVEIWDIEFQKEGPNHVLRVYLDKAGGICLDDCETVSRALEAVLDEKDPIPQAYLLEVSSAGLDRAIKYKTHFEKCMGKNVDVKLFAPVDGTKEFTAALNGFDGKTVTFQIDGEAKTLPLDKISSIRLSIEF
- the rbfA gene encoding 30S ribosome-binding factor RbfA; this translates as MAANRINRINEEVRRELSDVLRDLKDPRVPMMTSVVSVSVTPDLRYATVYVSIFGSAEEKKEALKALKNSAGFVRRELGHRLNLRYTPEIIYKDDNSIEHGARINELLHKEAKTNAGEDS
- a CDS encoding zinc-ribbon domain containing protein, with translation MYEDKTLVCKDCGAEFVFTAGEQEFYAEKGFENEPSRCKDCRVARKNSIRQNREMHTAICADCGAEAQVPFEPKEDRPVYCSECFAKHKQ
- the infB gene encoding translation initiation factor IF-2 → MTKVRVHELAKELDSNSKEIIGLMAGFGFPTRNHMSALEQEELDVLFERLTQAYDKKVPVPVFGKQPEAPKPAKKGKKDKQAAESNPNPAQESTPAADEPIGRKVRHVDTRQTVVELNKIDDEVIEELVPTNVSDDSVKKQKLKKGSKFRDNNQMKNKAKAQKEEKVNKGPITVKIPDEIAVGELSERLEVPATEVIKKLMMLGVMASISQSVDFDTASLIAEDFGAIVEREIILTDEDILFNDFEDAPEQLEDRSPVVVVMGHVDHGKTSLLDAIRSTNVIETEAGGITQHIGAYRVRVNERKITFLDTPGHEAFTAMRARGAQVTDIAILVVAADDGIMPQTVEAINHAKAANVGIVVAINKIDKEGANPDRIKQELTEHGLIPEDWGGDTICVEISAKKRMNIEDLLEMVLLVADMRDLKANPNRKAKGTVIEAKLDKGRGPVASVLVQNGTLKIGDTVVAGTAFGHIRAMLDDKGKKIKKAGPSVPVEILGLDEVPEGGDEFYVVDDERMAKNVVEKRKQKAKEERIGSHNVVTLDDFFDKVKEGQIKDLNIVIKADVNGSVEAVKQSLEKLSNEEVRVNVIHSGVGAIRESDVMLAYASNAIIVGFNVRPDMGAAASAESQGVDIRLYRVIYTAIEEIEAAMKGMLEPTFREQVTGHAEIRQTFKVSGVGTIAGCYVTDGTITRNTQVRLVRDGIVVHEGELASLKRFKDDVKEVASGYECGLSIEKFNDIKEGDVVEGFNMVEVER
- the nusA gene encoding transcription termination factor NusA; amino-acid sequence: MNQEFMTALAEIAEDKNISKDSLLETIEFALITAYKKNYGHAQNVVVNIDKETGEIKVYQQKTVSETVEDPNLEVSVEEAAALHGGYSIGDIVNFEVTPKSFGRIAAQTAKQVVVQRIKEAERDKVFTIYRDRENSMVTGLITKNEGKYISVQIGGDTEAILPGNEQIAGEHYTPGTRMKFYVAEVKLAGNNPQIILSRTHPGLVKKLFEQEVPECGGGVVEIKSISREAGSRSKISVYSQDENVDAVGACVGPRGSRVQVICDELGGEKIDIIKFSEDPAQFISAALSPSDVVSCEVNEEEHSAKVLVPSGQLSLAIGKEGQNARLAAKLTGWKIDIKPEE